The stretch of DNA GTAGCACTCTTTGCCGCCGGGGCACTCGCTGGATGGGGCGTGCGTCGATGGGCTGGCGGTGAGCATCCCGCGCTGTGGTGGGTGGGGGTGTTTACTTTGTGGGGAGCCGCCCTCAATGAAGGTGCGCGGGCCACTTCCATTGTGGTTTCAGGGCCCGCTGGCGCGCCCGCGATGCTGTGGATCTACGGGATTGCCGGAGCGATAACCGCGCTGGTCGCGCTCTGGAGGTGGCGAAATTGGCGTCGGCTGCATAGGATGGGCCAGCCCTGAAGCGTCGAACATGCCGTAGGTTGTACGGGAAGAGGCCTCAATGTCAGAAGTGATCATGGTGTTCGACCCGTCGTTTGAATCGTCGATCATCGATGGTGCGAGCGCGGCACTGAACGCCGCCGGGGTGCGCCTGCGCAGGGTGGCCGCCGGTGAGGATTTCGAGATGGGTAGCGACGTCGTCGCCGTGGTGGTGTCGGCACGCATCCGTGACGAGATCAAAAAGATCGCCTCCGCCGTGCGCGTAGGCTCGAACTCCATCCTACTCATCGCGACCGTGACTCCGGGAGAGGTGGAGTCGGTTGCCGGGCTCTGGGCCTGCGGTGTCGATGGGGTGGCCCTGGAAGATCCGAACCTGGGCGCCGACATCCTGCTGCGGATGCACCTGGCAAACGCCAAAGGCCCGGAAGCCTCCATGCGTCTGCGCCAGTTGGAGCGCGAGAACCGCGATATGCTCGCCCTGATGCGCTTAAGCGAAGGGGTCACCTCCGCAAAAAGTGCCGATGAAGTGCTCCAGGGCATGGTCCAGCTCTGGCGGGAGATCTGCCCGGGCGCCTACCTGGCCTATTGGGAACGTGAGCGGGGAGGGGATTGGCAACTCATCGCCGAGCTTGCCGCCGGTGCGGTGGTCCTCAACTCCGGGCGGCGAGAACGTCACCTGGCCGCTGGCGAACCCCGCGCGCCGGAGCGGGGGCCGGTGCACGCGTGTGAGCGCGTCGAAGCACCTGCAACCAGGCCTCATTTCCTGCGTTGGGCACCCTCCTGGAAGGCCGCCGCCAGTACGACGGCGGGCGCTGCCGCTCTTCTTTCCCTGCGGAGCGCCGGTGCGACCCCGGGGAAGCTCGTCCTGGGCGATACCAGCGTAGAGCCCACGCCGCTGTTGGAGCGTGAACCGGTGCTCCGCTCGTTGGCATCGCTCCTGGGCGCCGCGCTGGTTCGAGCCGCCCATCATGAACAGGTGCGCCAGGCCTATCAGCAGCTTAAAACCACCCAGCGCCAGCTCGTTCATGCCGAAAAGTTCGCCGCCATGGGCCTCCTCTCGGCCGAAGTCGCGCACGAGATCAACAACCCGGCGAGCTTCGTCATCTCCAACCTCAGCGTCCTGGAAGAGTACACCGAGGCGGTGGTGGAGTACGTGGAGGAAGCAGGCCGACTAACGATGAGTCGGGCTCCCAT from Lujinxingia litoralis encodes:
- a CDS encoding sensor histidine kinase; the encoded protein is MSEVIMVFDPSFESSIIDGASAALNAAGVRLRRVAAGEDFEMGSDVVAVVVSARIRDEIKKIASAVRVGSNSILLIATVTPGEVESVAGLWACGVDGVALEDPNLGADILLRMHLANAKGPEASMRLRQLERENRDMLALMRLSEGVTSAKSADEVLQGMVQLWREICPGAYLAYWERERGGDWQLIAELAAGAVVLNSGRRERHLAAGEPRAPERGPVHACERVEAPATRPHFLRWAPSWKAAASTTAGAAALLSLRSAGATPGKLVLGDTSVEPTPLLEREPVLRSLASLLGAALVRAAHHEQVRQAYQQLKTTQRQLVHAEKFAAMGLLSAEVAHEINNPASFVISNLSVLEEYTEAVVEYVEEAGRLTMSRAPMVGLELQALHERLDLKYILGDLHHLLERSLGGMHRIHQIVHDLRLMAHEGPHEPGWVGLPQLVDGALTLVRHDASRRAELCVELQDTPAVYTDANRLSQVVLNLVINALQSIEIGHPEANQVTIDAVVDEPGDRLDLRISDTGSGISDEDMALIFEPFFTTKKPGKGTGLGLSISRDLVRSLGGELRVSSQLGVGTTMTIELPIRSPTFKKPDRMGESGTFDMPSSDEIELARMRWRNAAGVQE